The Mangifera indica cultivar Alphonso unplaced genomic scaffold, CATAS_Mindica_2.1 Un_0046, whole genome shotgun sequence sequence TTTAGTTGGAAAGGAGAGGGAAAAGACAGCGGGAGTGAATTTAAGAAAAGGGCAGTGAAAGCTGAAGGGAGGGCTGACACCTCGAACTGTTGGAAGTTTAGTTACAGTTACTGTTTTCATGAGGTTTTGAGAGGATTGTAATTAAAGGCTTCTGAGaacatattttctctctcttaatGAAATTAAGTTCTGGTTATCAACTTTTTGCATTGGGTGTGCTTTGGTTGTTTGTGGTTCTGTGTTGGGTTGTTGAGTTGTTGATTTGCAGAAAATTCCAGTGAGGATTATTCATAAGTGCTTTTCTTATTTTAGGAATGACTGCATATATAGAGCAATCAACCCCTTATCCAAAAGATGGGAAACAGGTTTGTGACAATTCCTCCTTTTAAGAGATATCATATGtacttcttcaatttctttcttgAATGACCATATCATGTTTGTGTATCTGCTTCTTGTATCTTTCATATTTGATcttaaaccttttttatttttgggtaagTTATTTGATCTTAAATTGATGTTCAGCATTTTAACAAAAGTCCTGTTTTTTACATGAACAAAAAACTTAGTTATACACTTCACATAGGTATGTCATGTGATTTTAGGATTGTTTGGTCTAATGACATGATTAGTGAAAGCAAAAGAAGTAAACAAATTCtgccttttatttcttttgttgagAGTATGAGCTTTTTCTTGACTGAAGGGTTGGTGGAGTGGAGGATATGGATATGGCTTATGGATTGGGATATTGGTTGCCTCTGGCTTTTCTGTAGTTCCAGTAACACCTGTGATGTGGAAGAATGAGTTTAAACTCCTGGGAGGCACTGCCGTGAAGGTATGTATCTATCTtcacattatttatttagttactCAGAATTACTCGAGCTGTCTCAAATGAGTGTATAGATTCCTAAACTGGAGACTATTTTTACCCCTAAAAGTCAATTGTTGACTTCCAAATCTCATTTGTCACTCATTGAAATCCATGAGGAagtgttttcaaaaaaaatagtCAAGAAAGCTGCAGAAGGTTGAAGAATAATTAGTAAAGTCACTAGGACTCTTATCTGCAAAGAACTGCATACTTCATGTGAACCATTGAAAATTGTCATAAAAAGGGATAATACTACCTAAAAGACAAGGTGGCAGAGTGGATCAAGTCACGAGAGACAACTTTTCTCAACGAAAATTCACTTTTGATTGCAATTTGTGTTCACTATTGACTAGAAAGGGAACGGGCAGCATCATTGGATCACATAGAGAAGAATTCTTTCCAGTCTTCAtctaaatattttcaacatgcACCATTTAAACTGATTCcagttattttcttttcttttttaattatgaattgaatCCTTGCCTTCAATCATGTGGAATTCACTGtagagattttttgttatactCATGTATGGGTTTTCTGGCTTTCTTTCTTTATGGCAAGTTAACAAGCTTTTTTATAAGCTGTATCATTTCCCTGTTTTGTTGCAACGCTCTTTGTGAGAAACACTTTGTTGCtccttttctcttaaatttaaaacttttgaatCAGTTGGATCTTATACACCTCCTTTATTTGCATagatgatgaattttttttcaggATGACAGTAGGAGGCTTGCTTCAACATTGTTTCCATCTTTGAGTTCCCTACTGAAACGGAAAAAGGATCATGGTACATTGTTCGATCCCATTTGCTTTATTGTATGCTATCATGCTTTTAGAGAAGTGTACTCCATTTATTGGAGTGTGAACTTGGTAACCTCTGCATATCAtctgcattttttttatttacttttttcgacattactttttcaaattaatttcaatattagaATGGCACAAGTGAAGAGATTGTGGTAGTTACATTCTGGCAGAGGAAATGACAGCACTACGCTAGTTGTGCAGATCATTTTGTGAGCTAAAACTTCCCTACATATGTTTTATGTTCACCCCATTGAACTTCTCAAGATTTTTCTTTGGGAAGGGACATGAGTGCTGTTGTACTTTAACCTTTGTGCTGACTGCCTGATTTGGATCAATCAGACATTTGTAATGATGAGTTACTCATTTTCAAAGATTGTCAATGGGAGGCAAGTCCTCATCTCTTCAGATTTTCAAGTAGCCCCGTGTGGTGCTTGCTCGTGTGGCCCTTTCGAGTTCTTTTCAGTTAGATCTGTAAAACTATGTCAGTTGCGATGTCTCACTAggctttcatttaaaaaaaaaaaaaaaactagcgAAATTGCTGTATTTTGCCTCCAAAATTGGTATGTTGAGTTCatttgtgtatgattttgtcTTCAGTTTGGTATGTATCGATCCTGATGATGAAGAAGCAACTTGGCTTGAAAGAGGCATTTCTTCTGCTCAATCCTTTAAAAGTCATTAGAATGGGGTGACTCATCTCAAATGCTTGACGGTTGCACAAATAGGCAGCCAACACAGGAGATAACTAAATTTTTGTCAGGTTTATCACTGCATGTAACAGTCCAACTAACTATCAATACTAGGAGACTTCCTGAAATGTTCATTAACCATGCAATGTACACCCACCTTGTTTTCATTGTCTTCCATCTCAAGTTAGTGCTctttttcaaattctattttcTTGATTGCAGGAAGGGCTGAGGCTCTTCTGATTGCTGCATACGGTAAAGGTTTGAAATTAGATTCATCAAGTCTCTCTACGGAATTGGTTCCTTCAAATGAGGAAGTTATCATATCAAACGATGTGACAACTTCGAAAGAATGAACTGCTAACATTAAACTAGCTTCTTCAGTACATAGACCTTGATTTGCTTTCAGCTTCTGAACATCAGCAGGGTGTAAAGGGATGAATTATTTCAGGAGAATTAGAGCAAGAGATGCAAGTAACAAGAACAGGGTGTTGAGAATGGCTATAAATTATGACCATTATTCACCGGACTTATACTCATTGTAGCTTTGAAATCTTTGTGTAGTCTAGTTATAGAAGATGTAGAATTTGTTGAATTAACATCAATCTTTGAAATGAAATTAGAAATACCCATTTTGTACAtgtaaaaataatgttaataaaatttttttgtgccttttatataaatagacttgattaattgtttttgcttaaaaaatattatggaTGAGAACAGaatttcaagttaaaaatatgatcaatatttatacatcccaatttttttgatttatgaaTACATCTTTTAGATAGCTAATCTTTTATTTAACATGATGAGCAACCCTCCatctaaagttaagaaaaaaatcacaGGAAAAAGGAAGTAACCAGAGGCAAACATATGCAATTGTGCACAAGCATGTTGTCCGTTTACACATGCCAATACTGTATGAATGATTGAATGTCTTCAGCCAATTTGGTATCCATGTTTAGAATAATTGCGAACTCTTGAAAACCCTCTTCCAGAGCAGGCAGAGAAGCCTTTCATCAGAACAAATGTTTATCTGAATTAAAGATTATACGATAAAAGTTCTACTAAGAAACCCAAATGAGaactaatagaaaattttgaaaaaggacCTATGACATATAACCATGGACAATCATAAGACAGGTAacacattttttcttttcttcttcaatgtaCTGCATAGAAGCTACACCCCCCAGGAAAAATAAACAGTTCTATTCAAATGATTAGCAGGATAAGATAAATTCTGAGTACCAAGAAATTTGGTCCCTGAACTCAACTAGTACTCTAAATTACTTTTTGAGCAAAATGAAAGATCCATAACTGTTTTTTCTTGTTTCCCAGTCTTACCCAGATTTTCTTTGGTTTCACTTAATAAGCTGTCATTTGCAATGTGTTGACATGTCTATTCAAGTGTGATCTCAAAAATAACTCCTTGAAGATTTCCAACAACAGAACAAGTTCCAGGTATTTCATTTATCAGCATTCCATGACGAGCAGCTTCCCTGATAACCATTGTGTCCATCCTGCCCACAAAGAATAGTATAATTGAACAAATATAAGATTACTTTGCAAAGTTATGTGCAGTGCCTCTGAAACAACTtggtaataataatattagaaataataaCATACTGTAAAATCAAACAGCTAAAAATATGAGTAAAGAGTAATCTAACAAgaatattgaattaaagatgattatattcaaaatttaaagggaacaatattcaaaacaacaataaatgtTAGTAACTGAAATACTAACATTCTTTAAGATCTTTTACCAAGTACTGAAAATTAGTACCAAAGAATTTTGGCATTGCTGGTTTAAGCAGCTAGATAGATTGTATATAATGATATTCCAGAAAAAAGAGGCAAACACAACGCGAGACTCTTATGCAAATGGTACACAGAAGTATTACAGGAATGGGCCTTGAATATACACAGAAACCTCTATAGAGCATAATCAAAGAGGCAATAGTTATGGCAACATCCagaattttgtaaaaataattaattaccaaCTAGGTATTCTAAAGCTTCAAGAGTTAACAATTAGAAAATCTGTACTTTTCAGaaggtttttgaaaaaaaatgaaatacatagtttcttttcaaattttattccaAATAACTGGCATTCtgttttgtatttaaatatcAGGTAAGAGTGCAAAGACAATATAATACCCCCAAACAAAAGAgtgcttaattttattttgttcatttcattaaacaattttaaccaatttaatCATTTGAGTCATATCAGTTGAAAATATCTTCACTTTCCAACAATTAAAATGCATCGAATCAATATCTGGGGAAGGTAATTTGCATAAATGTACAAAGACCAGGTGTACCCTGATAGAGCAGGTGAAACACAATGAACTGCTTTATTATTACCCTTTATAAACATATAGACAGATGGCCATACAGATCCAATGTGAGGAAACCTAAACATATCCAATTTGTGAAGATGGAAAAAAGAATTGGTGCTTACATCTTCGCTCGGGATACATAGGCTAGAATGAATTTGCACTGTCCTTTTTCCCTGATGCGGAGAAATTGTTCCACAGTGTCAAATAGTGGAGGAATGCTCGACTGTTGAAAGCTTATACACTGTCAAGGGAAGTTTTAACATCAACCAATAAAGGATGCAGGGGCACAAGGCAAAAGAGAAAGCAAAACCCTTTATTTgaagaaatgatgattttattggCAAAAATAAATTAGCATCAGGAAATAGAAGATCTGTTGAAAAAATGGATATAGTGGCATGATTATCATGTAGTGTGAAACATGCAAAAAATTGGAGACAAGATTGCAGATGTTGGTTTTGCTTTATTCTAGCAACTGACTCTACTCCCATTTCGTTTGAATTGAAAGCTTTATCAATCTCAGGCTCAGAGAACTATTTTGTATGTTTATGACTTACCAATTTTTCTCCTACTTCATACATATATTTCTTCAGAAACCTGAgctaataacataaataaaaatctgGGCCACAGGATATAAATGTCAGCTCCAAGAATTAGATCAAATCCTCCagtatatttttgtaaaatttggtTGATCTGATCAGAATTCCCCCATTCTAGCTTCTCAACTCCTAATCCTACATAAAGGAAACAACCAAAAGGCATCAgctaatacaaataattttgttccaaattaagatttttttcctCACCAGCTTTACAACTAGGATTTTCCATGGATGTATGGAgatcaatatttttcttcagaATCTGAAAAATGTAGGATAGCtaaaatagtcaaaataaagaaaattacagGCGAAGCCACAAacttttatagtttaatttttttgaccTTGCCTTGAGCACTTCATCATTATGGTCAGTTAAAACAACTTCACTGCAAAATCTGCTGCAGAGGATGCCAGTAATTCCTGTATTCCAGGAAGTAACCATCAGACATGTCTTTCCTTCTACATGGACACCAAGTAATAATCCAAGCCTAAAATGCTACCAGGTCGGACTTAAAAAAACGTAACTTAAGAGAGGTTTTACACATAAAAACAAGTAGAAAGGATCAAAGCATGGAAGGCTAATGGATTGCATTTATGAACCATACACACTCTGAAGACACTTTTTATGTCTCTAGAATAATGTATGCTTTGTTTTCCCAACTAcagtttttcttttcattcatgTGCATGCAAACATAGTTACATTATACACACAGAAATAAACTGTATTTGTCATTATGAActtatatatgtatgcatggaTGACTGCGTGATATTGGCAGGTGAATGGTTGTCTATCATCCAGCTACATTAGATCATGTTTAATGATCATTTTTTCTTGATAATATGAAAACCCATATGATTACCAGTGCAACTAGGTAGGACAGTCATTTCTTATCATTCTAAAAATCTCcacatataattataagatttatcTAGAAATTCTACTTTGTTCACTAACCAGTAAGTGGAAATACTTTGGATTTAGATTTCATTAAGTAGACAAGGTCACAGGTAAAACTGTTGACAGAAAATTTACCAACACCAGAGCCTAATTCAACAATAGAAGATCCTTGCAGCAGCTCAGCATTTTTTGAGATGTAATCATTCATAAGCATAGCACCAGGCCACACCAATTGTCCTGTCAAATCAAAATCAGCTGTTCCACAAATGTTTAGATCGTTAGCTCACTCTACccatttatcaattatatatattgccAGTAAACGTAGTGAGATTATCTCCAGCCACAGTAACATAAGCTTTTCCATTGTACATCTAAGAACCattaaatatatgatgaaagcTGACTAacatttcaaactcaaactcttgTCCTATGCAGGGAGATGTGGTTTTAGAAATAACTCGATCATTGTAAAATTTCCACCAGGCTATTGAATTTAGCTCAGGCAAAAGATTAATTGTTTGTGTCCAATATTGGTCTTTTTAACCATATaatgaaaaaagggaaaatccATAAAGGGATGACAGTTATATTCGGAGCACATCATGATCATACGATGCACCTCTTTGCCCCAGTTCATCTCATGCCAtgctaaaatataattttgaaaatgaaatactGCAACATTTGTTTCTTAAACCCAGCAAACTAATTATCTCCAAGTTTCACATGAATCCTGCAACTTTTTGACCTGGGTTCTTGACACAAACAAATAGTTCCTAGGTTTGTTGATTTTGCCAGTTATTTTAGCACACCATACTAAATAACAATAACGAATTAAAGCACagaattattaaaagaaaaaaaatcctttgaatAAATTAGTTCATAGAAACAAACTCACTAGAAGCAGACTGAAGGCAGAAGAGTTGAAGAACTTGAGAGCCAAAAGTGAAAGTGGTGAGCTGGTAACTGCAGAAAGACAGAGTGGGCGAAGTGAAccataaatcaatttaacaaagaCAGAACGATTATACTTACTCATTATTGATAAAGAAGGATTCCAAGCaaacaatttcttcttcttcttctcctttgtcTTCTCTGTTCATTCTGAGAGCACAAAATTGGAACTTTATGTTTTCAGCCGCTGACAAAACAGAGTTTAAATGGGGTTATCACAATTAGACCTCCTAATATTCAATTGGTAGACATGAGTTTCAAGGATTTGGATTTGTTTATCCATTGATGAATTAAAGGCTTATTTATCAATTAGTAAATGTTATTGGGTCATTAtgtaaatatatgttttttataaacCTTTTCATTGCAGTAAAATTTTCACTACATGCCAACAGCTAAGTTAAAGTTTTCTCTTGAAATGCCGTTGAATAGAATAAAATTCTTGTTCTCGAGTTATCCTTTGAGGGCTATCAAGGCAAACCTTAACCATTACTCgtaaataagggaaaaagattattttttatccaagttttagttaaaatttaaaatcacatttacaatagttaaaatatctaaatttttactCATAACtcaacttctattaattttttctattaaaaataaagataaaataattattttactttttatattaaaaaatataaattttgttacttctcttaagttttagaaattaatatttcacccttgtctaaattttttaaactttaaaaagtaacattttcatccCTAAAActaagattttcatatttttcaaactcagtCACCCTCTAGAACTTTTAAAAGTAGTAGTTTCATTCTCACTTTTCACCTTCAGTGTTTGGTATCTCTTCTGATGTCATCTCCGATGTCCTCCTTCTTCTGATGCAATGACAAGTGGTTTAGAGTAGAGATCTCCAtgagatctcttcatcacacgaTGCTGCGATGAAAAGATATCTCTTTGTTGCATAGCGTAACGAAGAGATGGAGATCTTTATCCTAAACCACCTGTTATCTTATCAAGAGAAGGAGGAGACCAAAGACGACACTGGAGGGCTGTTGAATACTGAAAGTGAAAAATAGaggtgaaactgttatttttgaaagtccTGGAGGGCggcttagtttgaaaaatatggaaactctaggtttggggtgaaaatgtaaatttttaaagtttaaaaactttagcaaagatgaaaatgttagtttctaaactctaaggggaaaaagtaacaaattttatatctttttaatataaacagtaaaataattattttatcatttttaacaaaaaaaagttaaaaaaggttagataataaataagagtttaaattttttaactactatggatataattttgaattttagctaAAACTTTTTTGGTAAATAAGTATTTGAAGCCAGGCTGTACATGGCGAATTCTGGATATGATCTCGCAAAAATCCAATTTAATCGATAAATCATGGCCGCTGATTAATTGCAGTGtcttaaaaacacaaaatataaactTCGATGCTTTTACAAAAAAATGTTTCATGCACAAATAAAACCGTGGACTACGGCGTCTTCTGGGGCTTGTCACAGAGCAGTCCATTTCCATTTGTTGCCCTGTGACTCACACTTCACCTAAAAACAAACGAGTCCATCGAATTTGGGATGCTTTTGGTCATGTCATcttcttcactttgacaaatTGGATTAGAAGGTCGAGTACACATTCACATTTGGAATTTTTATGTAGgtatatattgattatttttctatttgataaaaataacaaCTCGGAAAATATAtagttcaaaatcaatttttcattggCATTATGTGAGTATATTGTAAAGACCTATTGCATTTCATATATAGTTATTTAACTTGAGTTAGGTCTCTTTTTCAACACACACAAGGGATATAACTTCAttcaaaaattatcatttttgtaaatattattagaaagaAAGATTGTTTCTACAGATCTATAGTTGATCGAGAAGATTTATACATTAAATCGATTTCTTCATTAAATGGTTCAATTAGatctgtttaaaattttatgaattacaATAAAGTTTGAGACATTTAGACGAATCTTAAATTGATAAAACATAAGAGAAATGCTggatataaatatgtatttgacATCATTTGAGGTGCTAAGATGATGACTAGTTAAACAGTTTATAAGCTCCTTAAGTTGTTAAGATGTATTTAGCTTGCGAAATCCAGAAGTAACTTAAGCTATCAAAATGCGTTTTGGTTTGCAAAgcttaaaagtaaaactatgataaattatgtacccaaaataaacaatatcctAATAGTGAATTGAACTATTGGATCTGAAATGTTACAGAAGTGTTTTATAACCGTATACAAGAATAATGAAATTGATTAATGATCATTGCTTGAGGCAATTTATTTTGTTCACACAATTAGGCAGCATATCCCTTGAATCTCAAAAACAGAGTGTAATAAAGACAGTGATTTGGTCTTCCTTGAAATATTCTCATTATGTATTATATTCCATAATTCAAACCCTCTTGTCCCACTTCCCACATGAATGCATTATTGACTTGGCATGCATTAATGCATGACATTATCTTTGAACCATACTTTGGAATCATATGAAACCCTACTGTTCTTATTTTAATGTCACCCTTTACTTCCCTTTTATTCAGGAGTGAAACCCTCTCCACAATTATGTGTTCTTCTGAATATTATGGAGTTTATGATGCCTGGGCGTGATTCTTTCTGTTTGAGAGCACCTACCAGCCTCAAAAGACTCAACATGAACCGTTTGTGTTTCTCTAGTGTCCCAACTAGCCCTACTACAAGCCCTTTGAAATCTTTCTATGATGTTGAAACCGAGCCAACCACACCACTTTCCTATGGAGATGCAAATTCTGGTTTCATTGACTTCGAGTTTGATACCAGTTGTCGTTTCAAGCTCGCCGATGATGAGTTCGAAACGAGCCCAACTTTCGAGATGCCATGCATGCAACAAGAGCAGCAGCAGCATTGCCAAGGGTCATCACTTCCTGCCATGGCATTTGCTGATGAATTGTTTTGTAATGGGAAAGTGATGCCTCTAAAGCCTCCTCCTCGCCTGCAATATGGTAATAGTGTTGAAAATAGCTCAACTTTGTCTTCACCAAGGTCCCCAAGTGGGAGGCTCAAATTCCCATTTCAACTTAGGAGCTTGtggaatgatgattttgatCCTTTCATGGTGGCCTTGGAGACTGTCAAGCGAGAAGAGAGACAGAAAACTCGTAGACGTGCTCGCTCTATGTCACCGCTGCGAGCCAGGAGCCCAAAAAAGCACGCTAATTGCTCAATTAGCT is a genomic window containing:
- the LOC123206703 gene encoding Holliday junction resolvase MOC1, chloroplastic-like isoform X1 codes for the protein MGTELILHSQSHPQYNYNYRLMVSSKLRPVSANTYSTFTSRLVSTSIAAGIRATKVSNAAQFKQNWLDSLTYPSLQTPTQTLDDSKWVLGIDPDLSGALAVLKTDHTGSSAQVFDTPHLPVLVGGRVRKRLDAKSIVQLLHSLDAPIGMTAYIEQSTPYPKDGKQGWWSGGYGYGLWIGILVASGFSVVPVTPVMWKNEFKLLGGTAVKDDSRRLASTLFPSLSSLLKRKKDHGTLFDPICFIVCYHAFREVYSIYWSVNLVTSAYHLHFFYLLFSTLLFQINFNIRMAQVKRLW
- the LOC123206703 gene encoding Holliday junction resolvase MOC1, chloroplastic-like isoform X4, whose translation is MGTELILHSQSHPQYNYNYRLMVSSKLRPVSANTYSTFTSRLVSTSIAAGIRATKVSNAAQFKQNWLDSLTYPSLQTPTQTLDDSKWVLGIDPDLSGALAVLKTDHTGSSAQGWWSGGYGYGLWIGILVASGFSVVPVTPVMWKNEFKLLGGTAVKDDSRRLASTLFPSLSSLLKRKKDHGTLFDPICFIVCYHAFREVYSIYWSVNLVTSAYHLHFFYLLFSTLLFQINFNIRMAQVKRLW
- the LOC123206707 gene encoding protein N-lysine methyltransferase METTL21A-like; its protein translation is MNREDKGEEEEEIVCLESFFINNDYQLTTFTFGSQVLQLFCLQSASTDFDLTGQLVWPGAMLMNDYISKNAELLQGSSIVELGSGVGITGILCSRFCSEVVLTDHNDEVLKILKKNIDLHTSMENPSCKAGLGVEKLEWGNSDQINQILQKYTGGFDLILGADICFQQSSIPPLFDTVEQFLRIREKGQCKFILAYVSRAKMMDTMVIREAARHGMLINEIPGTCSVVGNLQGVIFEITLE
- the LOC123206700 gene encoding uncharacterized protein LOC123206700 — its product is MEFMMPGRDSFCLRAPTSLKRLNMNRLCFSSVPTSPTTSPLKSFYDVETEPTTPLSYGDANSGFIDFEFDTSCRFKLADDEFETSPTFEMPCMQQEQQQHCQGSSLPAMAFADELFCNGKVMPLKPPPRLQYGNSVENSSTLSSPRSPSGRLKFPFQLRSLWNDDFDPFMVALETVKREERQKTRRRARSMSPLRARSPKKHANCSISSKNHQGIKQLRPNLDGEMELNQKGNMGRQEQGRSIRLAEPKGVLFSRQARIVKMGQQKLGKPSFRNGPEPGETKEGNKEGEGASTRGSKRPKIKKFLLKSASMGRTSNEEKQKDESATLPKRIYTRIFSFKSMKSGQYNEEERVSEMTKMTTIQHRPKLFLCMGHGTSYAD